The Triticum dicoccoides isolate Atlit2015 ecotype Zavitan chromosome 6A, WEW_v2.0, whole genome shotgun sequence genome has a window encoding:
- the LOC119316103 gene encoding uncharacterized protein LOC119316103: protein MADGDADSASPWPASILLARQTYIAASRNETTATAKARSTTGNHTVEVTFWIADPPAVSFCTCHCSKVAALKVPPEVVGAQGRFVLLRAVFASGYYYSKDDEEEYFVYTGDLRSPSLESMPLPEDDDGGLRRVGEFGIVPRPRGADAGGHYLLVALRSAANSLKEYRLHVYSSEDRTWRSKEVANPCPREYAIWPDKVITVGDGVLAWVSLQQGMVVCDVLQEEEPLHARYIPLPAPLPENRQDTYLKQFRDVACCVDGTIKFVEMEQRVIVTEIREEEPPLDPRDKDVLYGSDLIKLSKSKGVEKKPKILRTVDGWSAMTWTRELGSDCWRKGSIVDVDDISVDDTALRSGQGIDESTRIMPSRNLYSAWPTLCGDGNAILYLELSRHLTDSSRWVIAVDLAKKTLKVEAPGEHPFGGCPPWQQICHPCALANHLKMTPRIKVSAIQITQKGSSANEPNNTPIRAIC, encoded by the coding sequence ATGGCCGACGGCGACGCCGACAGCGCCTCCCCCTGGCCGGCGTCGATCCTCCTAGCCCGGCAGACTTACATCGCCGCCAGCAGGAACGAGACGACAGCCACGGCCAAGGCGAGGTCGACGACGGGCAACCACACCGTGGAGGTCACCTTCTGGATCGCGGACCCGCCGGCGGTGTCCTTCTGCACCTGCCACTGCTCCAAGGTCGCCGCCCTGAAGGTACCGCCAGAGGTGGTGGGCGCCCAGGGCAGGTTCGTCCTCCTCCGCGCCGTCTTCGCCTCCGGCTACTACTACAgcaaggacgacgaggaggagtactTTGTCTACACGGGCGACCTGAGGTCCCCGTCCCTTGAGAGCATGCCGCTTCCCGAGGACGATGACGGGGGGCTGCGCCGAGTCGGCGAGTTCGGGATCGTGCCCCGCCCCCGCGGCGCGGATGCCGGCGGCCATTACCTGCTGGTGGCGCTCCGCAGCGCGGCGAACAGCTTGAAGGAATACCGGCTCCACGTCTACTCGTCCGAGGACAGGACATGGAGGAGCAAGGAGGTGGCCAATCCATGCCCCCGGGAGTACGCGATCTGGCCGGACAAGGTGATCACTGTAGGAGATGGCGTGCTTGCGTGGGTCAGTTTGCAGCAGGGCATGGTGGTGTGCGACGTGCTTCAGGAAGAAGAACCCCTCCACGCTCGCTACATCCCATTGCCGGCGCCATTGCCTGAGAACAGACAAGATACCTATTTGAAGCAATTCCGGGATGTCGCCTGCTGCGTCGATGGTACCATCAAGTTCGTGGAGATGGAGCAGCGTGTGATCGTGACAGAGATCAGAGAAGAAGAGCCGCCGCTGGACCCCAGGGACAAGGATGTGCTCTACGGTTCAGACCTGATCAAGCTGAGCAAGAGCAAAGGTGTGGAGAAGAAGCCCAAGATCCTGCGCACGGTGGACGGTTGGAGCGCCATGACATGGACCAGGGAGCTAGGGTCCGACTGCTGGCGCAAGGGAAGCATCGTcgatgttgatgacatttcggtcgaTGACACGGCGTTACGGTCAGGCCAAGGGATTGATGAATCCACTAGAATCATGCCATCCAGGAACCTGTACTCGGCTTGGCCCACCCTGTGCGGAGATGGTAATGCCATTCTTTACCTCGAATTATCCAGGCATTTGACTGATTCAAGTAGATGGGTGATTGCTGTGGATCTTGCCAAGAAGACACTGAAAGTGGAAGCACCCGGGGAGCACCCTTTTGGAGGATGCCCCCCTTGGCAGCA